The following are encoded in a window of Ferribacterium limneticum genomic DNA:
- a CDS encoding efflux RND transporter permease subunit, with amino-acid sequence MKNKTFKMVGGAIEWFIRHRVLVVSFVMAITVLMGYLAAQIEVKTVFSDLLPRNHQYIKVNDQFKQTFGGSNMISIMLEVEDGDVFQMKVLERVQTITKALQQVSNVDSYQIVSLASKKIKEVRASTDGIESRPLMWPDLPKDSTELRVLKESVLNNPLVFGAYVSLDMKATLITVDFIDAGINYSKIYDQISAITDAAQGDGVKVRMVGEPLLYGIVGHYLTETLHLFLITVAALVALLFLITRSWHGTLLPLSAGALSAIWALGAAKLMGFHLDPLVIVVAFLITAQAISNSVQLVSRFDDEVANGTPSAAAAAKASLQNLFKPGLLAVVADAGCVLVVALTPIPMLEKISYIGTVWIFSIVISALLMTPVLLSWFSTSGKKVHPVNISPVLDAVLGVCIHVVSTRWRYVVLCVTGIAFVLTGIYAFNLKVGDANPGSPILWPDSRYNQDAAAINGKFQGSDRMFVVVEGKTEGALREPEVLKGMESFQKYMEAQPEIGGSISLADVLPAVKRVVREGNSRYQELGNSANENGELVYMFVSGTDPGDMDRFADPQAKNGAITLYFRDHQGVTISTAVQRIKDYLEAHPMKDAEILLAGGLVGVLAAVNEVILSGQIEAIALALLVLVACSAFTYRSTVAGMFFMVPVLFSNTLTFSYMAWQGIGMNINTLPVVALGIGLGVDYTFYIVDGIREELHHGKCTIEQAITKALLSAGRGVLVTAITLITSVIIWSFSSLRLQADMGILIAIWLGISAASALFVMPALVYVFRPEFVVGSKRHPVEIAEQEVQPA; translated from the coding sequence ATGAAAAATAAAACTTTCAAGATGGTGGGGGGGGCGATTGAGTGGTTCATTCGCCATCGGGTTCTGGTTGTCTCATTTGTCATGGCTATAACCGTGCTGATGGGCTACCTGGCCGCGCAGATTGAGGTTAAGACCGTATTCAGCGACCTTCTTCCACGCAACCATCAGTACATCAAGGTCAACGACCAGTTTAAGCAGACATTCGGTGGCTCCAACATGATCAGCATCATGTTGGAGGTTGAGGATGGCGACGTATTCCAGATGAAGGTGCTGGAGCGCGTCCAGACAATCACCAAGGCTCTTCAGCAAGTATCCAACGTCGATAGCTATCAGATCGTTTCCCTGGCCTCAAAAAAGATCAAGGAGGTCAGGGCTTCGACCGATGGAATCGAGTCGCGTCCCCTGATGTGGCCAGATCTTCCAAAAGACAGTACCGAACTGCGAGTTCTTAAGGAGTCGGTGCTGAACAATCCTTTGGTATTCGGGGCCTATGTCTCCCTGGATATGAAGGCCACACTGATTACGGTCGATTTTATAGATGCCGGTATCAATTACTCGAAGATCTATGACCAGATTAGTGCAATCACTGATGCCGCCCAAGGCGACGGTGTCAAGGTACGCATGGTTGGCGAACCTCTGCTCTATGGCATTGTTGGGCACTATCTGACGGAAACGCTGCATCTTTTCCTGATCACCGTAGCTGCACTAGTTGCCTTGCTCTTCCTGATTACCCGGAGTTGGCATGGCACGCTTCTTCCGTTGTCGGCAGGAGCGCTGAGCGCAATCTGGGCGCTGGGAGCTGCCAAGCTCATGGGCTTCCACCTTGATCCATTGGTCATCGTTGTGGCGTTTCTGATCACAGCCCAAGCGATTTCGAACTCTGTTCAACTGGTTTCGCGATTCGATGATGAAGTGGCCAATGGCACGCCTAGTGCGGCTGCTGCTGCAAAGGCCAGTTTGCAGAACTTGTTTAAACCAGGCCTGCTGGCGGTTGTTGCAGATGCTGGCTGCGTCCTGGTGGTGGCGCTGACGCCGATTCCGATGCTTGAAAAAATTTCTTATATCGGAACGGTGTGGATTTTTTCTATCGTAATTTCTGCGCTGTTGATGACCCCGGTTCTGCTCTCCTGGTTTTCGACCAGCGGCAAGAAAGTTCACCCCGTCAATATTTCTCCAGTTCTGGATGCAGTTCTCGGCGTTTGTATCCATGTCGTATCTACTCGCTGGCGCTATGTGGTCCTCTGTGTCACTGGTATTGCCTTCGTCCTGACAGGAATTTACGCGTTCAACTTGAAGGTTGGTGATGCCAACCCTGGTTCTCCCATCCTTTGGCCAGACTCTAGATATAACCAGGATGCCGCGGCAATCAATGGCAAATTCCAGGGTTCCGATCGAATGTTTGTTGTCGTGGAAGGCAAGACGGAGGGTGCGCTCAGAGAACCTGAAGTATTGAAAGGCATGGAAAGCTTCCAGAAATACATGGAGGCCCAGCCGGAGATCGGCGGAAGCATTTCCTTGGCTGACGTCTTACCAGCTGTGAAGCGTGTAGTTCGAGAGGGCAACTCCCGCTATCAGGAGTTGGGTAACAGCGCCAATGAGAACGGCGAACTTGTGTACATGTTTGTTTCGGGGACCGACCCCGGCGACATGGATAGATTTGCCGATCCTCAAGCCAAAAACGGCGCTATTACGCTTTATTTCCGCGACCACCAAGGCGTCACCATCAGCACGGCAGTTCAGCGCATCAAGGACTACCTTGAAGCGCATCCCATGAAGGATGCCGAGATACTTCTCGCAGGTGGTTTGGTCGGCGTTCTTGCTGCGGTCAATGAGGTAATTCTGTCCGGGCAGATTGAGGCTATTGCACTGGCTTTGTTGGTGCTTGTTGCTTGTAGCGCTTTCACATATCGCTCAACCGTGGCGGGAATGTTCTTCATGGTTCCGGTGCTGTTCTCCAATACGTTGACCTTCAGTTATATGGCATGGCAGGGCATAGGCATGAACATCAATACCCTGCCAGTGGTCGCTCTCGGCATCGGGCTCGGTGTCGACTACACCTTCTACATCGTTGATGGCATTCGCGAAGAACTACATCACGGCAAGTGCACCATTGAACAGGCCATCACCAAGGCTTTGCTCAGCGCAGGCAGGGGAGTACTGGTTACCGCAATCACCCTGATTACCAGCGTGATTATCTGGAGTTTCTCTTCACTGCGTTTGCAAGCAGATATGGGAATCCTGATCGCAATCTGGCTGGGCATCTCTGCAGCATCTGCATTGTTTGTCATGCCGGCCTTGGTCTATGTGTTCAGACCAGAGTTTGTTGTAGGCAGCAAAAGGCATCCGGTGGAGATCGCTGAGCAGGAAGTTCAACCGGCATAG
- a CDS encoding WD40/YVTN/BNR-like repeat-containing protein has product MLPRFENFDSQARVGVTIATSLIPIAVIGALLYAAFFVKATAEVSSVKPPEIERRDRFLGVAMPTENVIWAAGSNGKVVRSDDAGKTWAAQSIPTVENLQGIAAWDVNRAIAVGGNGVLIQTDDAGKTWREIQVPKSEVANKLLSVRAYDNGKAWAVGELGAALQTLDFGHTWKRVFPEKDQAWNDVSFSGNFGLLVGEFGQAMKTADGGATWQAASSGVQSSLMSVYLRDELNGVAVGLSGVILVTRDGGRQWASVERQTREHLNNVIWDGAQWVAVGDKGVIVIGDADGRIWKASRVSEGNLGWNTQVLRVPSSGKANNYVLAGASLALLTPDRLTVYGRSAD; this is encoded by the coding sequence ATGCTACCAAGATTTGAAAATTTCGACAGTCAGGCTCGGGTGGGGGTGACCATCGCGACATCATTGATCCCGATCGCAGTTATCGGTGCGCTGCTGTATGCCGCATTTTTTGTAAAAGCAACGGCCGAGGTGTCTTCAGTGAAGCCGCCCGAAATCGAACGACGCGATCGCTTTCTTGGCGTCGCAATGCCAACTGAGAATGTTATTTGGGCAGCTGGCAGCAATGGCAAGGTGGTTCGTAGCGACGATGCTGGAAAGACTTGGGCCGCCCAGTCAATTCCGACTGTGGAAAATCTGCAGGGGATTGCTGCCTGGGACGTAAATCGGGCAATTGCGGTTGGCGGAAACGGGGTTCTCATTCAAACCGATGATGCAGGCAAGACCTGGCGTGAAATTCAGGTCCCAAAATCAGAGGTGGCAAATAAGCTACTTAGCGTCCGAGCCTACGACAACGGAAAGGCCTGGGCGGTTGGTGAGTTGGGTGCGGCGCTGCAAACACTCGACTTTGGCCATACCTGGAAACGGGTATTCCCGGAAAAAGACCAGGCTTGGAACGATGTCAGTTTCTCTGGCAATTTTGGACTACTGGTCGGTGAGTTCGGCCAGGCCATGAAAACAGCTGATGGTGGGGCAACTTGGCAGGCTGCAAGTAGCGGGGTTCAGTCCAGTCTGATGTCTGTGTATCTACGCGATGAATTGAACGGCGTGGCTGTTGGACTCTCTGGCGTGATTCTGGTTACCCGTGACGGTGGGCGGCAATGGGCTTCCGTGGAGCGTCAGACTCGAGAACATCTCAACAATGTGATTTGGGATGGAGCCCAATGGGTTGCCGTTGGTGACAAAGGGGTGATTGTCATCGGCGATGCGGATGGACGCATCTGGAAGGCATCGCGAGTTAGTGAAGGCAACTTGGGCTGGAACACACAAGTTTTGCGCGTGCCAAGCTCTGGCAAGGCTAACAACTACGTTTTGGCGGGCGCTAGCCTGGCCCTTCTAACGCCAGACCGTCTCACCGTGTACGGCCGTTCAGCAGACTGA